A window from Garra rufa chromosome 14, GarRuf1.0, whole genome shotgun sequence encodes these proteins:
- the foxn1 gene encoding forkhead box protein N1, producing MTASEPQGLSFPSVSSSSSSPIPSPGELQSFDHLGSPCFQMPESQCHQSNVGEEFAPYSQRESVPYRLKSVERFRRHSVDGSPVGQESGLMENRHYHPYRRQYSEGAISEVQTFSCLRRAGLAGKLTTTDGLEEQSSWTPLSTDMETTSVMGPQHPYSEPQTSSEEPPGYMSVNHQTYSPISPLQHQFYSSRGTDNISHYYNQSISSQTSQDNSAQTLYPKPVYSYSILIFLALRNSKTGSLPVSEIYSFMTEHFPYFKTAPDGWKNSVRHNLSLNKCFEKVENKNGNSSRKGCLWALNPAKVEKMQEELHKWRRKDPLTVRRSMARPEELERLLGERPEKLKSLGAHFSLPSSHTHSQPLRAAMHPSYGHQPVHDTSVLHQKSLYNPLPPQTVIPPPPYLSPDPLSFSYYPPVTHQPNAGHPSSPSTGCLDSPLPAHTPPSYSTTLQAGHSASASIQELLLDGEISNDVDALNPSLTDLQLHGNLWEELRIDSLAPDSLVVLDSPSQTRDSVGVYGGLAETDDGVQGSVSELYLSGLYTAPIPLL from the exons ATGACAGCCTCTGAGCCGCAGGGCCTGTCTTTCCCATCTgtaagcagcagcagcagctcacCGATTCCTTCTCCAGGCGAACTACAGTCCTTTGACCATCTAGGGTCACCCTGCTTTCAGATGCCAGAATCACAG TGTCACCAGAGTAATGTTGGAGAAGAGTTTGCACCGTACTCCCAAAGAGAAAGCGTTCCCTACAGGCTGAAGAGTGTCGAGCGCTTTCGTAGACACAGTGTAGATGGAAGCCCTGTTGGACAAGAATCTGGCCTAATGGAGAATAGACACTACCATCCATACAGGCGTCAATACAGTGAAGGGGCCATCAGTGAGGTTCAAACCTTCAGCTGTCTCAGAAGAGCTGGATTGGCTGGGAAACTCACCACGACTGATGGATTGGAGGAACAATCCTCTTGGACTCCATTAAGCACTGATATGGAGACCACCAGTGTAATG GGACCTCAACACCCCTACAGTGAGCCTCAGACGAGCTCTGAAGAACCTCCCGGATACATGTCAGTGAACCATCAGACGTACAGTCCCATCAGTCCTCTACAACATCAG TTTTACTCTTCGAGAGGAACAGACAACATCTCTCACTACTATAACCAAAGCATCTCATCTCAAACATCTCAAGACAATTCTGCCCAGACACTCTACCCTAAACCTGTCTACTCTTACAG TATTCTCATCTTCCTTGCTCTGAGGAATAGCAAAACAGGCAGTCTACCAGTAAGTGAGATCTACAGCTTCATGACGGAGCATTTCCCCTACTTTAAG ACAGCACCTGATGGCTGGAAGAATTCCGTTCGACACAACCTGTCTTTGAACAAATGCTTTGAGAAAGTGGAGAACAAGAATGGGAACTCTTCCCGAAAGGGCTGCCTGTGGGCCCTGAACCCAGCGAAGGTAGAGAAGATGCAGGAGGAACTTCACAAGTGGAGGCGTAAAGACCCCCTGACTGTCCGGAGGAGCATGGCCCGCCCAG AAGAGCTGGAACGCCTTCTTGGGGAGAGACCTGAAAAACTAAAGTCTCTTGGTGCTCACTTCAGCCTACCCAGCAGTCATACACATTCTCAGCCTTTAAGAGCTGCCATGCATCCTTCCTACGGACACCAACCTGTCCATGACACTAGCGTCCTGCATCAGAAGTCTCTCTACAACCCTTTACCCCCTCAAACTGTCATCCCACCTCCCCCCTACTTATCCCCAGACCCTTTATCCTTCTCATACTATCCTCCTGTCACCCATCAGCCCAATGCCGGGCACCCTTCCAGCCCTAGTACAGGCTGTTTGGATTCCCCCTTACCAGCACACACCCCACCAAGCTACAGCACCACTCTGCAGGCTGGCCACAGTGCTTCAGCAAGCATACAGGAGCTTCTGCTGGATGGAGAAATCAGTAATGATGTTGACGCATTGAATCCCAGCCTCACAGATCTGCAGTTACATG GGAATCTTTGGGAGGAGCTAAGGATTGACAGTCTCGCTCCGGATTCACTAGTAGTCCTGGATAGTCCAAGTCAAACACGGGATAGCGTGGGGGTCTATGGAGGTTTAGCGGAGACTGATGATGGGGTGCAAGGCAGTGTTTCTGAGTTGTACCTCAGTGGGCTCTACACAGCTCCAATTCCTCTGCTATGA